In Populus nigra chromosome 10, ddPopNigr1.1, whole genome shotgun sequence, the following proteins share a genomic window:
- the LOC133704523 gene encoding peptidyl-prolyl cis-trans isomerase CYP21-4-like, with product MARIKPQALLNQSKKKKGPARISATTIFLCNLVVLVIILSLVATYRHWSQRSKNRPGSGLSTFEDTADSFADSKKYDLPGYAILNTSKGSITVELYKDGSPMIVDKFLDLCQKGYFKGMPFHHVIKHYVIQAGHSQGLGAAEDWTAKGKLHSRLATSPKHEAFMIGTSKTRDSTGFELFITTAPIPDLNDKILVFGRAVKGEDVVQEIEEVDTDEHYRPKSPVGIDGVTLKREI from the exons ATGGCAAGGATAAAACCCCAGGCATTGCTAAATCAGAGCAAAAAGAAGAAGGGGCCGGCTCGAATCAGTGCCACTACTATATTTCTCTGTAACTTAGTTGTTCTGGTGATTATATTGTCCTTAGTTGCAACATATAGACATTGGTCACAAAG GTCAAAGAATCGACCAGGAAGTGGCCTGTCAACTTTTGAG GATACTGCCGATTCATTTGCAGATTCAAAGAAGTATGATCTCCCTGGTTATGCT ATTCTGAATACATCAAAAGGTTCTATAACAGTAGAACTGTACAAAGATGGTTCTCCGATGATTGTGGACAAATTCCTTGACTTGTG TCAAAAGGGGTACTTCAAAGGGATGCCTTTCCATCACGTGATCAAGCATTACGTAATTCAAGCAGGGCATTCCCAAGGGCTTGGAGCTGCTGAAGATTGGACCGCAAAAGGAAAGCTCCACAGTAGGCTTGCTACAAG CCCAAAGCACGAGGCTTTTATGATTGGAACCTCAAAAACTAGAGACAGCACAGGATTCGAGCTATTCATTACAACTGCACCCATTCCAGATTTAAATGACAAGATTTTGGTGTTTGGTCGGGCTGTAAAGGGTGAGGATGTGGTGCAG GAAATTGAAGAGGTGGACACAGATGAACATTATCGCCCCAAGTCTCCAGTAGGGATCGATGGCGTGACACTAAAACGTGAAATTTAA
- the LOC133704602 gene encoding protein Iojap-related, mitochondrial — MLAATLRSRSLHLSSSLLNHPWKPVLSGSGHTFSSSAAESNSDRSILDLNEIEKVLTDVRADDVKVIPAKKHAEWADYMVIATGRSTWHVKNIAQALIYKAKQKQKGAQRMTLPSVEGQEGGKWIVIDSGKVIVHALDEKARAYYNLESLWTSDASNEEPDQDLDKAFIKIRPKRNNSKRPANRGA, encoded by the exons ATGTTGGCTGCAACTCTGCGATCTCGGTCTCTTCATCTCTCATCTTCACTCCTGAATCATCCATGGAAACCTGTGTTGTCAGGTTCCGGTCATACTTTCTCTTCATCAGCTGCTGAATCCAACAGTGACAGAAGCATACTGGACCTAAACGAGATAGAGAAGGTTCTCACTGATGTGAGAGCAGATGACGTGAAAGTTATACCAGCTAAAAAGCACGCTGAATGGGCTGATTATATGGTCATTGCCACTGGCAGGTCGACATGGCATGTCAAAAACATCGCTCAAGCCCTTATTTACAAG GCTAAGCAAAAGCAAAAGGGGGCTCAACGAATGACCCTCCCCAGTGTGGAAGGGCAAGAGGGAGGAAAGTGGATTGTTATTGACTCTG GTAAGGTGATAGTTCATGCTCTTGACGAGAAAGCTCGAGCATACTACAATTTGGAAAGTCTTTGGACCTCAGATGCATCTAATGAGGAACCAGATCag GACTTGGATAAAGCTTTTATCAAGATTCGTCCCAAGAGAAACAATTCTAAAAGACCAGCAAATAGAGGTGCCTGA